The sequence TTTGCCGGAATTTTTAGAAAGCGTTTCAAAAACAGAATTAAAAAGATATTCGTCAAAAACGCCCCACGGTCCTGCGGGAAAATCTTTACTTCCCGCGCCTCTCATGCTTATAACATTATCGTAGTAAGAGCTTGCCGCAAACTCCCCGCAATTTCTCCACGCGACATTATCTCCGTATATAAAAAACGTCTCATAGCCGGATTTTTTATACGGCAGCGCCGATGCAAAAGGGTAGCGGTTATAAACATATTCGGACTGCGAAACGTTAAAAGAATTATCTCTTAAAAATGTGTTTAAAAATAAAGCTTCCAGAGCATATACGGTTACGCTGTCTTCCGAAGAAATATTACGGAAGACAATATCTTGATCAAAATGTTTTTTTAATTCCCCAAGAACGTTAAACGTTTCGCTGTTATATTTAACTAAATCTTCGCCCAAACTTTCCATAAGAATAAAAATAACGTTCGGCTTAACATTTTCTATATTCGCGTTTTGTTTTGTTTTTGAAATAAGAGATTTTTCCGGAACTTTCTTGTCTATCTCGCTGATATTTTTACCAAGATAATCCGCAAAAGCCTGTCTTATGTTATTTTCATAACCCGTTGCCGCAATATAATCTATGTTTCTGCTTTGCCTTGCTTTATTATCTATAGCTCTTTGTAAAGTAAACACATAATTAATTGCCGTTGTATTTAAAAATTCGTTTGAAGAAACGTTGGTATAAACTCCTATAGCGTGATAGCCAAAACTTCCTCTTACGCCTATGAAAACTACAAACGGCAGCACAACAGATATTGCAACTCTTATAAAAATATTCGGCAAAGCAAATTTTGTTTTTTGTTGCTTTAGCGCCAATTTTGATAAGTAAAAAATACCCGCAAAAATTATCGCAACGCCCAAACCTATTAAAAATAAATTGTAATTTTCATAGAAAGTTTTTACAAGCGCCATGGTATCGTCTTCTATAAAACCGAAAACCATTATATTTAAATGATCTTTAAAATAAGAGTAGAAATTGAAGTCTATGCAAAAAACGGTAAGCAGCAAACCTATAAACACCGTGTAATAATATTTAAGCCCCAAGAAGAAAGTTTTTAACCATGAAGATTTTCCTATAATAAAAAAGACAACAAAAAATAAAACTACCGGCGCGTTAACGGCGGATAAAACAGATAAATCAAGCCGCAAACCCATAAAAAACGCGCTTGCAATATCTTTTGAAAAACCCGTTAAGTCTATGCCTGTTTTGTAATACAAAAAAAATATCAGCCTATAAGCCGACATTGCAAATAAAAAAATAAAATTAAGCGATAACAGTTTTATAATTTGTATGCCAAAGTTCCCCACGAAAATCCCCTTTCTCAATTTGGTATAATTATATCAAATGTTTTTACCAACAACCAAAGAAGAACTGTCAAAACTCGGCTGGAGCGTTCCTGATATTATTTTAATATCCGGCGATGCGTATATTGACAGCCCGTTTATGGGAACCGCCGTCATAGGCAATTGGCTTAGCGCAAACGGTTTTAAAGTTGCGGTTATCGCCCAGCCTGACGTTAACACAAACGATATTGCCCGCCTTGGAGAGCCTAAATTTTTTTGGGGCGTATCTGCCGGCGCCATGGACTCTTTTGTTGCAAACTATACCGCTTTAAATAAATTCAGAAACAGCGACGACTTAACGCCGGGCGGCATTAACAACCGCCGTCCCGACAGAGCGTGCATGGCATATGCAAACCTTATACGAAGACATTTCAAAAACACAAAACCTATAGTTCTTGGCGGCGTTGAAGCAAGTTTGCGAAGAATTACTCATTACGATTTTAAAGACAACGCGCTGCGGCGTTCCATACTTTTTGACGCGAAAGCGGACATAATATCTTACGGCATGGGCGAAAAATCTACGCTTGCGTTAGCTCAAGCGCTGCGCGACCAAAAAGATTGGCGCGGCATTAACGGTTTATGTTACGCGTCAAAAGAAAAATTGTCCGACGCTTACGAACTTCCTTCATATGAAGAATGCAAAGAAAATAAAGATAAATTTTTTGACGCGTTTAACTCTTTCTACAAAAACGAATGTTTGAAAGAACCTAAAATTTTAATTCAAAAACACGCCGACAGATATTTAGTGCAAAACCCGCATTCGCCCGCGCTTACAACGGAAGAATTAGACAAAATTTACGATTTAGATTACACGCGCGAAGTGCATCCGTATTACGCCGCGCTTGGCAAAGTAAAAGCGCAGGAAACAATAAAATTTTCCATAACAACCCACAGAGGCTGCGTGGGCGAATGTAATTTTTGTTCTATAGCGGTTCATCAGGGAAAACAGGTAATTTCAAGAAGCGAAAAATCCATACTTGCCGAAGCAAAAAAAATAACGGAACTTAAAGATTTTAAAGGATACATTACCGATCTCGGCGGACCTACCGCTAATATGTTTGAACTAAAATGCAAAGCGCACAAAGTTGCAGGCTCCTGCGAAAACAAACGCTGCTTGTTTCCGGCGCAGTGTTCAAGTTTAATTTCGGGACATAACAAACAATTGGAACTATTAGAAAAAGTTGCGCAGCTGCCAAACGTTAAAAAAGTTTTTATTTCTTCAGGAATACGCTACGATTTAATTTGCAACGATAAAGAAAAAGGACAGCAATATCTCAACTCAATAGTTGCAAATAATATTTCCGGACAAATGAAAGTTGCCCCGGAGCACACAAGCGACAAAGTGCTTTCCCTTATGGGAAAACCCAACGCGGCATTGCTTAGAGAATTTGTAAAAATGTTTGAACAAAGCAAAGAAAATACGAAAATGTTTTTAACGTATTATTTTATAGCGGCATACCCCGGCTGCGGCGAAAGAGAAATGAAAGAACTGCAAACTTTTATAGGAAGAAATTTAAAAATACACCCAGAACAAATACAAATTTTTACGCCAACCCCTTCAACAAGCGCAACAACTATGTATTACTGTGAAAAAGATTTAACCGGCAATAAAATTTTTGTAGAAAAAGACAGAAACAAAAAACAAAAACAGAAACAAATTATTTGCAGATAAAAAAAGCCCCGCCGGAGAAATTACTCCGGCGGGGCTTTTTTATATTTATTTCTTCT is a genomic window of Endomicrobium proavitum containing:
- a CDS encoding LTA synthase family protein codes for the protein MGNFGIQIIKLLSLNFIFLFAMSAYRLIFFLYYKTGIDLTGFSKDIASAFFMGLRLDLSVLSAVNAPVVLFFVVFFIIGKSSWLKTFFLGLKYYYTVFIGLLLTVFCIDFNFYSYFKDHLNIMVFGFIEDDTMALVKTFYENYNLFLIGLGVAIIFAGIFYLSKLALKQQKTKFALPNIFIRVAISVVLPFVVFIGVRGSFGYHAIGVYTNVSSNEFLNTTAINYVFTLQRAIDNKARQSRNIDYIAATGYENNIRQAFADYLGKNISEIDKKVPEKSLISKTKQNANIENVKPNVIFILMESLGEDLVKYNSETFNVLGELKKHFDQDIVFRNISSEDSVTVYALEALFLNTFLRDNSFNVSQSEYVYNRYPFASALPYKKSGYETFFIYGDNVAWRNCGEFAASSYYDNVISMRGAGSKDFPAGPWGVFDEYLFNSVFETLSKNSGKKFIFALTTTNHPPFLLPDNYKTLPLEIPQELQNRISDIDNAKLSFATYQYSNEMLGRFITRIKNSPYGDNTIIVVTGDHSSLRYRPESLVNTMRVPLYLYIPKKLKPQNINTKVAGSHMDIFATLYNISLSNAQYMSAGTNLLLPKAENNTLMYKNFIVGKNFAVQYDIAGNKATYYKLGARKELILAPEQKEHKQLLKRFLSATAISDYLIKNTGEKMKK
- a CDS encoding YgiQ family radical SAM protein, with protein sequence MFLPTTKEELSKLGWSVPDIILISGDAYIDSPFMGTAVIGNWLSANGFKVAVIAQPDVNTNDIARLGEPKFFWGVSAGAMDSFVANYTALNKFRNSDDLTPGGINNRRPDRACMAYANLIRRHFKNTKPIVLGGVEASLRRITHYDFKDNALRRSILFDAKADIISYGMGEKSTLALAQALRDQKDWRGINGLCYASKEKLSDAYELPSYEECKENKDKFFDAFNSFYKNECLKEPKILIQKHADRYLVQNPHSPALTTEELDKIYDLDYTREVHPYYAALGKVKAQETIKFSITTHRGCVGECNFCSIAVHQGKQVISRSEKSILAEAKKITELKDFKGYITDLGGPTANMFELKCKAHKVAGSCENKRCLFPAQCSSLISGHNKQLELLEKVAQLPNVKKVFISSGIRYDLICNDKEKGQQYLNSIVANNISGQMKVAPEHTSDKVLSLMGKPNAALLREFVKMFEQSKENTKMFLTYYFIAAYPGCGEREMKELQTFIGRNLKIHPEQIQIFTPTPSTSATTMYYCEKDLTGNKIFVEKDRNKKQKQKQIICR